In the genome of Candidatus Microbacterium phytovorans, one region contains:
- a CDS encoding glutamate ABC transporter substrate-binding protein gives MRITRVAGAFAGIAVAALALTACNSGTPGADPSQGGDEPAENPWTVATDVTLEGSPTFDAITSRGSVNIGVKEDQPNLGYLDPTTGERSGFDVDIARWIAASLGYDEDKITYTVVDSANREQAIINGQIDYYVGTYSITDDRKEQISFAGPYFITGQGLLVAADSALTGVDDLTADTVVCSVTGSTSIQRIKEETPSKTVELSKYSECVEQVKNGQADAVTTDEAILIGYAANDPDNLKVVGEPFSEERYGVGIVKGDTAFVEHVNTLFTDGGDVWQEIFDKNLGAAGVEGTQPAVDPAE, from the coding sequence ATGCGTATCACCCGTGTCGCCGGCGCTTTCGCCGGCATTGCCGTCGCAGCGCTGGCCCTGACCGCGTGCAACAGCGGCACGCCCGGCGCCGACCCCAGCCAGGGCGGTGACGAGCCGGCGGAGAACCCCTGGACCGTCGCAACCGACGTCACGCTCGAGGGGAGCCCCACGTTCGACGCGATCACCTCGCGCGGCTCCGTCAACATCGGCGTCAAGGAAGACCAGCCCAACCTCGGCTATCTCGACCCGACCACGGGTGAGCGCAGCGGCTTCGACGTCGACATCGCCCGCTGGATCGCGGCATCCCTCGGCTACGACGAAGACAAGATCACGTACACGGTCGTCGACTCGGCCAACCGTGAGCAGGCCATCATCAACGGACAGATCGACTACTACGTCGGCACCTACTCCATCACCGATGACCGCAAGGAGCAGATCAGCTTCGCGGGTCCCTATTTCATCACCGGTCAGGGCCTGCTCGTAGCCGCGGACTCTGCGCTGACGGGCGTCGACGACCTCACCGCCGACACCGTCGTGTGCTCGGTCACGGGTTCGACCTCGATCCAGCGGATCAAGGAGGAGACCCCGTCCAAGACGGTCGAGCTCAGCAAGTACTCCGAGTGCGTCGAGCAGGTCAAGAACGGTCAGGCGGATGCCGTCACCACCGACGAGGCGATCCTCATCGGCTACGCGGCCAACGACCCCGACAACCTGAAGGTCGTCGGTGAGCCCTTCAGCGAGGAGCGCTACGGCGTCGGCATCGTCAAGGGCGACACCGCATTCGTCGAGCACGTCAACACGCTGTTCACCGACGGCGGCGACGTCTGGCAGGAGATCTTCGACAAGAACCTCGGCGCTGCCGGCGTCGAGGGCACCCAGCCCGCCGTCGATCCCGCGGAGTGA
- a CDS encoding amino acid ABC transporter permease has product MDQIFEYPELWQQAVVGTLVLFAAGGVIALVLGFVVGAMRVSPIPAARVVGAVYVNTIRNTPLTLVLFFFAFAVPILIEVPRGSFLLLAILGLGIYTATYVAETLRSGINTVPVGQAEAARALGMGFGQVMGYVVLPQAARSVIPPMMSVFIALLKNTTVASGFSVMNLGSIRANMSENGENQMVTILLVMAIFVALVLVLAAAQRAFEKKWRIAR; this is encoded by the coding sequence ATGGACCAGATCTTCGAGTACCCGGAGCTGTGGCAACAGGCCGTGGTGGGCACCCTCGTGCTCTTCGCGGCAGGTGGGGTGATCGCGCTCGTGCTCGGCTTCGTCGTGGGTGCGATGCGCGTCTCGCCGATCCCGGCGGCGCGAGTCGTGGGGGCCGTCTACGTCAACACGATCCGCAACACCCCGCTCACCCTCGTCCTGTTCTTCTTCGCCTTCGCGGTACCGATCCTCATCGAGGTCCCGCGCGGCAGCTTCCTCCTGCTGGCGATTCTGGGGCTCGGAATCTACACAGCGACCTATGTGGCCGAGACTCTGCGCTCGGGCATCAACACCGTGCCGGTGGGGCAGGCCGAAGCAGCGCGCGCCCTCGGCATGGGCTTCGGCCAGGTCATGGGCTACGTCGTGCTCCCGCAGGCTGCGCGCTCGGTCATCCCGCCGATGATGAGCGTGTTCATCGCCCTGTTGAAGAACACCACCGTCGCATCGGGGTTCTCCGTCATGAACCTCGGAAGCATCCGCGCCAACATGAGCGAGAACGGCGAGAACCAGATGGTGACCATCCTCCTCGTCATGGCCATCTTCGTGGCGCTCGTGCTGGTGCTGGCAGCCGCCCAGCGGGCATTCGAGAAGAAGTGGAGGATCGCACGATGA
- a CDS encoding amino acid ABC transporter permease: MSSVLYDVPGPRAIVRNRLIGILTVVVVAAVLAFFFWRLLDTGQLSAEKWNLFTYTRVWEMIGQATLATVSAFAAAGVGAVILGFVLAIGRMSDHAWVRGPFAAVVEILRAVPVLVFMMLLFYGLPVIGVRVSSYWAVVIALIAYNGSVLAEVIRAGVESLPRGQKEAGYAIGLRKAGVLRLILLPQAIRAMMPVIIAQLVVTLKDTALGFIITYPELLYTAKLLGSNAQFGSPLIPSAMIAGVIYIAMCLALSYLAFIAQKRLGRSPRNSGITRADVAAHDITDTQVIGAQSAADIAAARRGLGKHDSNAV; the protein is encoded by the coding sequence ATGAGCTCTGTGCTCTACGACGTCCCCGGTCCGCGCGCGATCGTCCGCAACCGCCTCATCGGCATCCTCACGGTCGTCGTGGTCGCCGCCGTCCTCGCATTCTTCTTCTGGCGGCTGCTCGACACCGGCCAGCTGTCGGCCGAGAAGTGGAACCTGTTCACCTACACGCGCGTGTGGGAGATGATCGGGCAGGCCACCCTCGCGACCGTCTCCGCCTTCGCCGCTGCCGGAGTGGGCGCGGTGATCCTGGGCTTCGTGCTGGCCATCGGCCGGATGTCGGATCACGCCTGGGTGCGCGGACCGTTCGCCGCCGTCGTAGAGATCCTTCGCGCAGTGCCCGTTCTCGTCTTCATGATGCTGCTGTTCTACGGCCTGCCCGTCATCGGCGTCCGGGTGAGCAGCTACTGGGCGGTGGTGATCGCCCTCATCGCCTACAACGGATCCGTCCTGGCCGAGGTGATCCGGGCGGGAGTCGAGTCGCTTCCCCGCGGCCAGAAGGAGGCCGGGTATGCGATCGGCCTCCGTAAGGCGGGGGTCCTCCGTCTCATCCTGCTGCCCCAAGCCATCCGGGCCATGATGCCGGTCATCATCGCGCAGCTCGTGGTCACCCTCAAGGACACAGCGCTGGGCTTCATCATCACCTACCCGGAGCTCCTCTACACCGCGAAGCTCCTCGGCTCGAACGCCCAGTTCGGATCGCCGCTCATCCCGTCGGCGATGATCGCGGGCGTCATCTACATCGCGATGTGCCTCGCGCTCAGCTATCTGGCCTTCATCGCGCAGAAGCGACTGGGGCGCTCTCCGCGCAACTCCGGGATCACGCGCGCGGATGTCGCTGCGCACGACATCACCGACACCCAGGTCATCGGCGCGCAGAGCGCCGCGGACATCGCGGCGGCGCGTCGTGGGCTCGGAAAGCACGACTCGAACGCCGTGTAG
- the pheS gene encoding phenylalanine--tRNA ligase subunit alpha: MSDAPDNQPVEITPEAVESAIDEALRAFEASATSADLKIARNAHTAEGSALARLNAQLRHVPNDKKAELGKLVGQARARVTQAYSAREETLAEAETAARLEAERVDITALPQRTRVGARHPLTLLQDQIGDIFVGMGWEVAEGPELEHEWYNFDALNLDADHPARQMQDTFYVDPVAAHLLLRTQTSPVQMRSMLTRELPIYIVSPGRVYRTDEFDATHLPVFSQFEGLVIDKGITMANLRGTLDHVARALFGAEAKTRLRANYFPFTEPSAELDLWHPTFKGGARWIEWGGCGMVNPNVLRAAGIDPEEYSGFAFGMGIERTLMFRSDVKDMRDMAEGDVRFSEQFGMVV, encoded by the coding sequence GTGTCTGACGCACCCGACAACCAGCCCGTAGAGATCACGCCAGAGGCGGTGGAGTCCGCCATCGACGAGGCGCTGCGTGCGTTCGAGGCGTCCGCGACGTCTGCGGACCTGAAGATCGCGCGCAACGCTCACACGGCCGAGGGATCTGCTCTGGCGCGTCTGAACGCGCAGCTGCGTCACGTGCCCAACGACAAGAAGGCCGAGCTCGGCAAGCTCGTCGGACAGGCTCGTGCGCGGGTGACGCAGGCATACTCCGCACGTGAGGAGACACTCGCCGAGGCCGAGACGGCTGCCCGCCTCGAAGCGGAACGCGTCGACATCACCGCGCTGCCGCAGCGCACACGCGTCGGCGCACGGCATCCCCTCACGCTCCTGCAGGACCAGATCGGCGACATCTTCGTCGGGATGGGCTGGGAGGTCGCGGAAGGGCCGGAGCTGGAGCACGAGTGGTACAACTTCGATGCTCTCAACCTCGATGCCGACCACCCCGCCCGGCAGATGCAGGACACTTTCTACGTCGACCCGGTCGCCGCCCACCTCCTCCTGCGCACGCAGACCAGCCCCGTGCAGATGCGGTCGATGCTGACCCGCGAACTGCCGATCTACATCGTCTCGCCGGGGCGCGTGTACCGCACCGACGAGTTCGACGCGACGCACCTGCCCGTCTTCAGCCAGTTCGAGGGTCTCGTCATCGACAAGGGCATCACGATGGCGAACCTGCGCGGCACGCTCGACCACGTGGCTCGCGCGCTCTTCGGGGCCGAGGCGAAGACCAGACTCCGCGCCAACTACTTCCCCTTCACCGAACCGTCTGCGGAACTCGATCTCTGGCACCCCACCTTCAAGGGCGGGGCGCGCTGGATCGAGTGGGGCGGGTGCGGAATGGTCAACCCGAACGTGCTGCGCGCCGCCGGGATCGACCCGGAGGAGTACTCCGGCTTCGCGTTCGGCATGGGCATCGAGCGGACCCTCATGTTCCGTTCGGACGTGAAGGACATGCGCGACATGGCCGAGGGCGATGTCCGCTTCAGTGAGCAGTTCGGAATGGTGGTCTGA
- the pheT gene encoding phenylalanine--tRNA ligase subunit beta codes for MRVPLSWLREYVDVAADATPDDVLASLVSVGFEEEDVHGFDLTGPIVVGQVVEFVEEPQANGKTIRWCQVDVGDAHGGVRGIVCGARNFFAGDKVVVTLPGSVLPGPFPIAARKTYGHVSDGMIASAKELGLGEEHSGILRLVELGLDPEVGSDAIALLGLDDVAVEINVTPDRGYALSLRGVAREYSHATGAPFRDPADRPFDELAQPTHGFEVRVVDDAPVRGRVGASEFVVRAVRDVDPTKPTPAWMVARLTLAGIRPLGILIDITNYVMLELGNPIHGYDLDRLSGGITVRRAHAGEKLTTLDGKERALHAEDLLITDESGPIGLAGVMGGSTTEMTDATRNVLIEAAIFDTVTIARTARRHKLPSEASKRFERGVDPLVPFVAARRVADLMVEYAGGTLDDRGGALFAEVFVEAVTLPRPFVSGLIGVDYTDAEVVAALETIGAEVAADDDDAWAVIPPSWRPDLTDKWTLAEEVARITGYDRIPSVLPVPPSGRGFTPEQAGRRRVANALAAAGFVETPSFGFTTEEQNDLHGSASGEHLPSVKLANPLDGQAPFLRRSLVPGLLQVAHRNQSRGLTDLALFETGTVFLPAPGVRYGTTVVPPAAVRPDAATLAALDASLPPQPRRVAVLLTGDRIAKQPGVAAEPFDLADGVDAVRAIAAAAGVDVDIAQSQRAALHPGRAGSVSVAGAEVGYVGELLPAVAASADLPGRVIVAELDLDALLEAAGTRVVAESLSGYPAATQDVSLVIGADIPAAEVRRALTEGAGPLLESVRLVDDYRGHGVEDGTKSVTFALRFRADDRTLTAAEATEAKLAGVAVAAERFGAALRE; via the coding sequence ATGCGCGTCCCGCTTTCGTGGCTCCGCGAGTACGTCGATGTCGCCGCCGATGCGACCCCCGACGACGTGCTGGCGTCGCTGGTGTCCGTCGGCTTCGAAGAGGAGGACGTCCACGGCTTCGACCTCACCGGCCCGATCGTGGTCGGTCAGGTCGTCGAGTTCGTCGAGGAGCCCCAGGCCAACGGCAAGACGATCCGCTGGTGCCAGGTCGACGTCGGCGACGCGCACGGCGGCGTCCGCGGCATCGTGTGCGGTGCCCGCAACTTCTTCGCCGGTGACAAGGTCGTCGTCACCCTTCCCGGTTCCGTACTGCCCGGCCCGTTCCCGATCGCCGCGCGCAAGACCTACGGTCACGTGTCCGACGGCATGATCGCTTCGGCGAAGGAGCTCGGACTGGGTGAGGAGCACAGCGGCATCCTTCGCCTGGTCGAGCTGGGCCTCGACCCCGAGGTGGGATCGGATGCGATTGCGCTCCTCGGTCTCGACGACGTGGCCGTGGAGATCAACGTGACGCCGGATCGCGGTTACGCGCTGAGCCTGCGAGGTGTGGCGCGAGAGTACTCGCACGCGACCGGCGCGCCGTTCCGCGACCCCGCGGACCGGCCGTTCGACGAGCTCGCCCAACCGACCCACGGCTTCGAGGTGCGCGTGGTCGATGACGCGCCGGTGCGGGGACGCGTCGGCGCCTCCGAGTTCGTCGTGCGGGCCGTGCGCGACGTCGACCCCACCAAGCCGACGCCGGCGTGGATGGTGGCGCGTCTGACACTCGCCGGCATCCGTCCTCTCGGCATCCTCATCGACATCACGAACTACGTGATGCTTGAACTCGGCAACCCCATCCACGGCTACGACCTCGACCGGCTCTCCGGCGGCATTACGGTACGCCGGGCACATGCCGGCGAGAAGCTGACGACCCTGGACGGCAAGGAGCGCGCGCTCCACGCCGAAGACCTCCTCATCACCGACGAGTCCGGTCCGATCGGACTGGCGGGCGTGATGGGCGGCAGCACGACCGAGATGACCGACGCGACGCGCAACGTTCTCATCGAGGCCGCGATCTTCGATACGGTCACGATCGCGCGCACCGCCCGTCGCCACAAGCTGCCGAGCGAGGCCTCCAAGCGCTTCGAGCGCGGTGTCGATCCGCTGGTGCCGTTCGTCGCGGCGCGGCGGGTTGCCGACCTCATGGTCGAGTACGCGGGCGGCACGCTCGACGACCGTGGCGGCGCGCTGTTCGCCGAGGTCTTCGTCGAGGCCGTCACCCTGCCACGCCCGTTCGTGTCGGGGCTCATCGGCGTGGACTACACGGATGCCGAGGTGGTCGCTGCGCTGGAGACCATCGGAGCCGAGGTCGCCGCCGACGATGACGACGCCTGGGCGGTCATCCCGCCGTCGTGGCGCCCCGACCTCACGGACAAGTGGACGCTGGCGGAGGAAGTCGCTCGCATCACGGGCTACGACCGCATCCCCTCCGTTCTGCCCGTGCCGCCTTCGGGACGCGGATTCACCCCCGAGCAAGCCGGGCGTCGGCGCGTGGCGAACGCACTGGCGGCGGCGGGGTTCGTCGAGACCCCCTCATTCGGCTTCACCACCGAAGAGCAGAACGACCTCCACGGGTCGGCCTCCGGAGAGCACCTGCCGAGTGTGAAGCTCGCGAACCCGCTCGACGGGCAGGCGCCCTTCCTGCGCCGCTCCCTGGTGCCCGGCCTCCTGCAGGTCGCTCACCGCAATCAGTCGCGCGGTCTCACGGATCTCGCGTTGTTCGAGACCGGAACCGTCTTCCTCCCCGCCCCCGGCGTGCGCTACGGGACGACCGTGGTCCCGCCCGCCGCGGTGCGCCCGGATGCCGCGACCCTCGCCGCGCTCGACGCCTCATTGCCCCCGCAACCTCGTCGTGTCGCCGTGCTGCTGACGGGCGACCGCATCGCGAAGCAGCCCGGTGTCGCGGCGGAACCCTTCGACCTGGCCGACGGCGTCGACGCGGTCCGTGCGATTGCGGCAGCGGCGGGGGTAGACGTCGACATCGCGCAGTCGCAGCGCGCGGCACTGCATCCCGGCCGCGCAGGTTCGGTCTCGGTGGCGGGCGCAGAGGTCGGCTATGTCGGCGAACTGCTGCCGGCTGTCGCGGCCTCCGCTGACCTGCCGGGTCGCGTGATCGTCGCCGAACTCGACCTCGATGCGCTCCTGGAGGCCGCCGGAACTCGTGTGGTCGCCGAGTCGCTGTCGGGCTATCCGGCCGCCACGCAGGATGTGTCCCTCGTGATCGGTGCGGACATCCCGGCGGCCGAGGTGCGCCGCGCGCTCACCGAGGGCGCGGGTCCGCTCCTGGAGTCGGTCCGCCTGGTCGATGACTATCGCGGTCATGGCGTCGAGGACGGCACGAAGAGCGTCACCTTCGCACTGCGCTTCCGCGCCGACGATCGTACGCTCACGGCGGCCGAGGCAACCGAGGCGAAGCTCGCCGGGGTGGCCGTGGCAGCGGAGCGGTTT